From the genome of Patescibacteria group bacterium, one region includes:
- a CDS encoding ABC transporter ATP-binding protein has product MPLIEVKNLNKTYSDEGVSTTALKDVSFSINEGDFVAIMGPSGSGKSTLLHILGLLDKHSDGDYFFQGKNVALYSDLELARMRNEEVGFIFQTFNLLARTTVLENVKLPLLYSRVPEKDWDRLAREAIESVGMSHRLTHEPSELSGGERQRVAIARSLINKPKIIFADEPTGNLDSKSGQIVMELIQKLNDNGHTVILITHETYTAENAKRIIRLSDGLIQSDEIVSNRRKAFEKFVK; this is encoded by the coding sequence ATGCCCCTAATTGAAGTAAAAAATCTAAACAAAACCTATAGCGACGAAGGTGTCTCAACCACGGCACTTAAGGATGTTTCCTTTTCCATAAACGAAGGTGACTTTGTGGCGATCATGGGACCATCGGGATCAGGAAAATCCACCCTGCTCCACATCTTAGGCCTTCTCGACAAACACAGCGACGGTGATTATTTTTTCCAAGGAAAAAATGTGGCGCTGTACAGCGATCTTGAATTGGCGAGAATGCGTAACGAAGAAGTGGGATTTATTTTCCAAACTTTCAACCTCCTGGCCCGCACCACAGTACTCGAGAACGTAAAACTTCCCCTTCTCTACTCTCGTGTTCCAGAAAAAGATTGGGATAGACTGGCCCGTGAAGCGATTGAATCCGTCGGCATGTCACACCGATTGACGCATGAACCTTCGGAACTTTCAGGAGGTGAACGCCAGCGCGTCGCTATCGCTCGGTCTCTCATTAATAAACCGAAAATTATTTTCGCAGACGAACCAACCGGAAACCTCGACTCAAAATCGGGCCAAATTGTTATGGAGCTCATTCAAAAACTTAATGATAACGGACACACCGTCATTCTTATCACCCACGAAACCTACACCGCGGAAAATGCCAAAAGAATCATCCGCCTGTCTGACGGCTTGATTCAGAGCGATGAAATCGTTTCCAATCGAAGAAAGGCGTTTGAAAAATTTGTAAAATAA
- a CDS encoding ABC transporter permease: MKLTYSVKNAVTGLKTNKTRSFLTIFGIVIGITSIILVMSLGAGAQNFILSQVQGLGTKTVAVIPGREPKGPSDSAQLFSDSLKEKDLIELNKKQNVPNLSKVMPVVFGGETGLYESNTYRLTVFGGTELMSSIFDLEPEEGQFFTEDDVKARANVVVIGSKVKEELFGSSEAVGQKIRIKNLNLRVIGVLPKKGQVSFFNFDEIAMIPYTTAQEYIFGIKYFHRLIVEADSEKNIDNVAEDVRITLRNSHGITDPEKDDFFVQTQADLASRLGSITTALTLFLVAMASISLFVGGVGIMNIMLVSVTERTKEIGLRKSIGATNKDILTQFLIEATVLTVLGGFIGILIGTGLSFIIAQLLTKFAAIDWSFSFPWLGALLGLGVSATIGLVFGIYPAKKAAEKSPMEALRYE, translated from the coding sequence ATGAAACTTACCTATAGTGTAAAAAATGCCGTCACCGGACTTAAGACGAACAAAACTCGTTCCTTTTTGACGATCTTCGGTATTGTCATCGGTATCACCTCGATCATTCTGGTTATGTCACTCGGAGCGGGAGCCCAGAATTTTATTCTCTCTCAAGTCCAAGGTCTCGGCACCAAAACCGTAGCGGTCATTCCGGGACGCGAACCCAAGGGACCGTCGGATTCCGCCCAACTTTTTAGCGACTCACTCAAGGAAAAAGATTTGATTGAATTGAATAAAAAACAAAATGTGCCCAATCTTTCTAAAGTGATGCCCGTAGTTTTCGGCGGAGAAACCGGACTCTACGAAAGTAATACCTACCGACTAACGGTCTTCGGAGGCACCGAACTCATGTCGAGTATTTTTGATCTTGAACCTGAAGAGGGGCAATTTTTCACCGAGGATGATGTCAAAGCCCGGGCAAATGTCGTGGTTATCGGCTCAAAAGTTAAAGAAGAACTTTTCGGATCGAGCGAAGCCGTTGGTCAAAAAATTAGAATCAAAAATTTAAATCTACGAGTCATCGGTGTTCTGCCCAAAAAAGGCCAGGTGTCATTTTTCAACTTTGACGAAATCGCCATGATTCCCTACACCACTGCCCAAGAATATATTTTCGGTATTAAATATTTTCATCGATTGATCGTTGAAGCCGACAGCGAAAAAAATATCGACAACGTGGCAGAAGATGTTCGCATCACTTTACGAAATTCCCACGGCATTACCGACCCTGAAAAGGACGATTTCTTTGTTCAAACCCAAGCTGACCTTGCGAGTAGACTCGGATCAATCACGACCGCTCTTACCTTATTTCTCGTTGCCATGGCATCGATTTCCCTTTTTGTTGGTGGTGTTGGCATCATGAACATCATGCTCGTTTCAGTAACTGAACGCACCAAAGAAATTGGTTTGCGAAAATCAATCGGCGCTACTAATAAAGATATCCTGACCCAATTTTTAATCGAGGCAACAGTACTCACGGTGTTAGGAGGGTTCATCGGAATTTTAATTGGAACAGGACTCTCGTTTATTATCGCTCAACTCCTCACGAAATTTGCCGCTATCGATTGGTCATTTAGTTTCCCATGGCTCGGTGCCCTGCTCGGTCTCGGTGTTTCGGCTACGATTGGACTTGTCTTCGGTATCTACCCTGCCAAAAAAGCCGCTGAAAAAAGTCCTATGGAGGCACTGAGGTATGAATAA
- a CDS encoding AbrB/MazE/SpoVT family DNA-binding domain-containing protein yields the protein MINPTFHTSSQKTMLKPNKHSIGITTLGEKGQVVIPSEIRNNLKLKKGDKLIVFAKDEDMIGIAKVSNLEKFASHLSTIQNIIQKLKTKK from the coding sequence ATGATAAATCCTACATTTCATACTTCTTCACAAAAAACTATGTTAAAACCAAACAAACATTCTATCGGTATCACCACTCTTGGAGAAAAGGGGCAGGTTGTCATTCCCTCTGAAATACGAAATAATCTTAAGTTGAAAAAGGGCGACAAACTGATCGTGTTTGCTAAAGATGAAGACATGATCGGCATAGCAAAAGTATCCAACCTTGAAAAATTTGCATCGCATCTCTCCACGATTCAAAATATTATTCAGAAACTTAAAACAAAAAAATGA
- a CDS encoding efflux RND transporter periplasmic adaptor subunit, whose translation MKLDFLKKKSVYIPIAIVVFVVLLLTYFGNRKPTLTTTVVAKLENLSQEVTVSGAVKAKEAVELAFEKGGRIRSINANVGDHVTAGSIVLALENGVEISAVEDAQAKLASKQAHFDDLKAGGRPEEIALKESGLAKAESDLATDYSQAPNIILDAYNKTDNAIHRQADILFGNTSSSNPQINFNSGDQQAVIDAQAARFSMQGMLSNFKNLIQTPLTTTLETEKALSQAKDYLLAANDFLIKTSRVLNAAINLSESTLATDKDALSTARTNINTALTNINDQIQTIATQKITVQTSKNDLELTKAPATVEVLAGATADIDSAKANVRNAQALLLKTYIVSPISGVITKQDGKIGQIASGNSPIVAVMSGNFKVEAFVPEVDVAKIAVGNPADITLDAYGSDVVFSSHVVKVDPAETIIDNVSTYKATLEFDKDDARIRSGMTANTDIQTAERKNALSLPQRAVYEKLGKKFVRVTTDGKNLEEREVTVGIRGSNGDIEILSGLEAGETVMATGK comes from the coding sequence ATGAAATTAGATTTCCTCAAGAAAAAAAGTGTATACATCCCCATTGCAATTGTAGTTTTTGTGGTGCTTCTCCTAACCTACTTCGGAAACAGAAAACCAACTCTTACTACTACCGTCGTGGCAAAACTAGAAAATCTGTCACAGGAGGTTACTGTCTCTGGTGCGGTTAAAGCCAAAGAAGCGGTGGAATTGGCCTTTGAAAAAGGAGGCCGAATCAGATCAATTAACGCCAATGTTGGTGATCATGTAACCGCCGGAAGCATTGTCCTGGCGCTTGAAAATGGTGTTGAAATTTCTGCCGTCGAAGATGCTCAAGCTAAACTGGCTTCAAAACAAGCCCACTTTGACGACCTTAAAGCCGGTGGCCGCCCCGAAGAAATCGCCCTAAAAGAATCTGGGTTAGCAAAAGCTGAATCAGATTTGGCAACCGATTATTCACAAGCGCCAAATATTATTCTCGACGCCTACAACAAAACTGACAACGCCATACACCGCCAGGCTGATATTCTTTTCGGAAATACCTCGTCTTCAAATCCTCAAATTAATTTTAACTCAGGAGACCAGCAAGCTGTTATTGATGCCCAGGCGGCGCGTTTCAGTATGCAAGGTATGCTCAGTAATTTTAAAAATTTAATTCAAACACCGCTCACCACTACCCTCGAAACCGAAAAGGCTTTGTCGCAGGCAAAAGATTACTTGCTCGCAGCCAATGACTTTTTAATAAAAACCAGCCGAGTATTGAACGCCGCTATCAATCTTTCAGAAAGTACGCTCGCGACGGACAAAGATGCGCTCAGTACCGCTCGAACCAATATCAACACAGCGCTCACCAACATTAACGACCAAATTCAAACCATCGCCACTCAAAAAATTACAGTACAAACATCAAAAAATGATCTCGAACTGACCAAGGCTCCTGCAACGGTAGAAGTATTGGCGGGTGCGACAGCAGATATCGACAGCGCCAAAGCTAACGTCAGAAATGCTCAAGCCCTTCTTCTTAAAACCTATATTGTCAGTCCTATTTCCGGAGTTATCACCAAGCAAGATGGAAAGATCGGTCAAATCGCCAGTGGCAACTCCCCTATCGTTGCTGTAATGAGCGGAAATTTTAAAGTGGAAGCCTTCGTACCTGAAGTTGATGTAGCAAAAATCGCTGTGGGCAATCCGGCTGACATTACACTCGATGCCTATGGAAGCGATGTGGTGTTTAGTAGTCATGTAGTCAAAGTTGATCCCGCGGAAACTATTATTGATAATGTGTCGACCTACAAAGCCACGCTAGAATTTGATAAAGATGACGCGCGAATCCGATCGGGCATGACTGCCAACACCGACATCCAAACAGCCGAACGTAAAAATGCACTCTCCCTTCCACAACGCGCTGTTTACGAAAAACTCGGCAAGAAATTTGTTCGAGTAACCACGGATGGAAAAAATCTTGAAGAGCGAGAAGTAACTGTCGGAATCAGAGGATCAAATGGAGACATTGAAATTTTGAGTGGGCTTGAAGCCGGAGAAACTGTAATGGCCACCGGAAAATAA